A region from the Canis lupus dingo isolate Sandy chromosome 9, ASM325472v2, whole genome shotgun sequence genome encodes:
- the CLUH gene encoding clustered mitochondria protein homolog isoform X3, producing the protein MVIKTDELPAAAPADGAREPSSQAGGKGRPGAAELPPVMLLNGDCAESLKKEERAADVPRENGLDEAEPGEETTGQEVIVIQDTGFSVKILAPGIEPFSLQVSPQEMVQEIHQVLMDREDTCHRTCFSLHLDGNMLDHFSELRSVEGLQEGSVLRVVEEPYTVREARIHVRHVRDLLKSLDPSDAFNGVDCNSLSFLSVFTDGDLGDSGKRKKGLEMDPIDCTPPEYILPGSRERPLCPLQPQNRDWKPLQCLKVLTMSGWNPPPGNRKMHGDLMYLFVITAEDRQVSITASTRGFYLNQSTAYHFNPKPASPRFLSHSLVELLNQISPTFKKNFAVLQKKRVQRHPFERIATPFQVYSWTAPQAEHAMDCVRAEDAYTSRLGYEEHIPGQTRDWNEELQTTRELPRKNLPERLLRERAIFKVHSDFTAAATRGAMAVIDGNVMAINPSEETKMQMFIWNNIFFSLGFDVRDHYKDFGGDVAAYVAPTNDLNGVRTYNAVDVEGLYTLGTVVVDYRGYRVTAQSIIPGILERDQEQSVIYGSIDFGKTVMSHPRYLELLERTSRPLKILRHRVLNDRDEEVELCSSVECKGIIGNDGRHYILDLLRTFPPDLNFLPVPGEGLPEECTRAGFPRAHRHKLCCLRQELVDAFVEHRYLLFMKLAALQLMQQKASRIDNPTSLENGDSPSSASKPEDSPGPEAGSEEEGGSASGLAKVKELAETIASDDGTADPRSREVIRNACKAVGSISSTAFDVRFNPDIFSPGVRFPESCQEEVRDQKQLLKDAAAFLLSCQIPGLVKDCIDHAVLPMDGATLAEVMRQRGINMRYLGKVLDMVLRSPARDQLDHIYKIGIGELITRSAKHIFKTYLQGVELSGLSAAISHFLNCFLSSYPNPVAHLPADELISKKRNRRRRNRPPGAADNTAWAVMTPQELWKNICQEAKNYFDFILECETVDQAVETYGLQKITLLREISLKTGIQILLKEYSFDSRHKPAFTEEDVLNIFPVVKHVNPKASDAFHFFQSGQAKVQQGFLKEGCELINEALNLFNNVYGAMHVEICACLRLLARLHYIMGDYAEALSNQQKAVLMSERVMGIEHPNTIQEYMHLALYCFASSQLSTALSLLYRARYLTLLVFGEDHPEMALLDNNIGLVLHGVMEYDLSLRFLENALAVSTKYHGPRSLKVALSHHLVARVYESKAEFRSALQHEKEGYTVYKTQLGEDHEKTKESSEYLKCLTQQAVALQRTMNEIYRNGSSANIPPLKFTAPSMASVLEQLNVINGILFIPLSQKDLENLKAEVARRHQLQEASSREKAEEPMATEPEPAGAPEDVASQPQAAKDPSSPSSQG; encoded by the exons ATGGTCATCAAAACGGATGAGTTGCCGGCGGCCGCCCCTGCCGACGGCGCCCGGGAGCCCAGTTCGCAGGCCGGTGGCAAGGGGCGGCCGGGCGCGGCCG AGCTGCCACCAGTCATGCTACTGAACGGGGACTGTGCAGAGAGCCTCAAGAAGGAGGAGAGGGCTGCCGACGTGCCCCGGGAAAACGGTCTGGATGAGGCCGAGCCAGGAGAGGAGACAACCGGACAGGAAGTCATTGTCATCCAGGACACAGGCTTTTCTGTGAAGATCCTGGCACCTGGAATTGAGCCCTTCTCCTTACAG GTATCCCCCCAGGAGATGGTACAGGAGATCCACCAGGTCCTCATGGACCGTGAAGACACCTGTCACCGCACCTGCTTCTCATTGCACCTGGATGGCAACATGCTGGACCATTTCTCAGAGCTGCGCAGTGTCGAGGGGCTGCAGGAGGGCTCAGTGCTACGCGTGGTAGAAG AACCATACACAGTACGTGAGGCCCGCATCCACGTGCGCCACGTCCGAGACCTGCTCAAGAGCCTGGACCCATCTGATGCCTTCAACGGGGTTGATTGCAACTCTTTGTCCTTCTTGAGCGTCTTCACTGACGGCGACTTGGGAG ACAGCGGGAAGCGGAAGAAGGGCTTGGAGATGGACCCCATTGACTGCACACCACCTGAGTACATCCTCCCTGGGAGCCGGGAGCGGCCGTTGTGTCCCCTGCAGCCCCAGAACCGTGACTGGAAG CCCCTGCAGTGCCTGAAAGTGCTCACCATGAGCGGCTGGAACCCACCCCCCGGGAACCGTAAGATGCATGGGGATCTCATGTACCTGTTTGTGATCACAGCTGAGGACCGGCAAGTCAGCATCACGGCATCCACGCGGGGCTTTTATCTGAACCA GTCCACAGCGTATCACTTCAATCCCAAGCCTGCCAGCCCTCGCTTCCTTAGCCATTCCCTGGTGGAGCTGCTCAACCAGATCAGCCCAACCTTCAAAAAAAACTTTGCTGTGCTACAGAAGAAAAG GGTCCAGCGCCACCCATTCGAGAGGATTGCCACCCCGTTCCAGGTGTACAGCTGGACAGCCCCCCAGGCGGAGCATGCCATGGACTGTGTGCGTGCGGAGGATGCCTACACCTCGAGGCTGGGCTATGAGGAGCACATTCCTGGACAG ACCCGGGACTGGAACGAGGAGCTGCAGACGACGAGGGAACTGCCCCGCAAGAACCTGCCTGAGAGGCTGCTTCGAGAAAGAGCTATATTCAAG GTGCACAGCGACTTCACAGCTGCAGCCACACGGGGCGCCATGGCAGTCATCGATGGCAATGTGATGGCCATCAACCCCAGCGAGGAGACCAAGATGCAGATGTTCATCTGGAACAACATCTTCTTCAGCCTGGGCTTTGATGTTCGTGATCACTACAAGGACTTTGGTGGGGACGTGGCGGCATACGTGGCACCCACCAACGACCTGAATGGCGTGCGCACGTACAATGCGGTGGATGTGGAGGGGCTGTACACGCTGGGCACAGTGGTGGTGGATTACCGTGGCTACCGTGTCACGGCCCAGTCCATTATCCCAGGCATCCTGGAGCGGGACCAGGAGCAGAGTGTCATCTACGGCTCTATCGATTTTGGCAAGACAGTGATGTCACACCCTCGTTACCTGGAGTTGCTAGAACGCACCAGCCGGCCCCTCAAGATCCTGAGGCACCGGGTGCTCAATGACCGCGATGAGGAGGTGGAGCTCTGCTCCTCTGTGGAGTGCAAGGGCATCATCGGCAATGACGGGCGCCACTACATTCTCGACCTGCTGCGCACCTTCCCCCCTGATCTCAACTTCCTTCCAGTGCCTGGCGAGGGGCTGCCCGAGGAGTGCACCCGGGCTGGCTTCCCCCGCGCCCACCGGCACAAGCTCTGCTGTCTGCGCCAGGAGCTGGTGGATGCCTTTGTGGAGCACAG GTACCTCCTCTTCATGAAGCTGGCTGCCCTACAGCTCATGCAGCAGAAGGCCAGCAGGATAGACAACCCCACCTCACTGGAAAATGGTGACTCCCCTTCTTCGGCATCTAAGCCTGAAGACTCTCCGGGACCCGAGGCAGGAAGTGAGGAGGAAGGTGGCAGTGCTAGTGGCCTGGCCAAGGTGAAGGAGCTAGCAGAGACCATCGCCTCTGACGACGGGACAG CAGACCCTCGGAGCAGGGAGGTGATACGCAACGCATGCAAGGCAGTTGGCTCCATCAGCAGCACAGCCTTTGACGTTCGCTTCAACCCTGACATCTTCTCACCAG GGGTTCGCTTCCCAGAATCCTGCCAGGAGGAAGTTCGGGACCAGAAGCAGCTGCTAAAAGACGCAGCTGCCTTCCTGCTCTCCTGCCAGATCCCCGGCTTG GTGAAGGACTGCATAGACCATGCGGTGCTGCCCATGGATGGGGCCACACTGGCTGAGGTGATGCGCCAGCGTGGCATCAACATGCGCTACCTGGGCAAGGTGCTGGACATGGTTCTCCGGAGCCCAGCCCGAGACCAGCTGGACCACATCTAT AAAATTGGCATTGGAGAGCTCATCACCCGCTCTGCCAAGCACATCTTCAAGACCTACTTACAG GGAGTGGAGCTCTCGGGCCTCTCGGCTGCCATCAGCCACTTTCTGAACTGCTTCTTGAGCTCCTACCCCAACCCCGTGGCCCACCTGCCCGCTGACGAGCTGATCTCCAAGAagaggaacaggaggaggagaaaccgGCCCCCAGGGGCAGCAGATAACACAGCCTGGGCCGTCATGACCCCCCAGGAGCTCTGGAAGAACATCTGCCAGGAGGCCAAGAACTATTTTGATTTCATCCTCGAGTG TGAGACTGTGGACCAGGCTGTGGAGACCTATGGCCTGCAGAAGATCACGCTACTGCGGGAAATCTCCCTGAAAACCGGAATCCAG atCCTGCTAAAGGAGTACAGCTTCGACAGCCGCCACAAACCTGCATTCACTGAGGAGGATGTGCTCAATATTTTCCCCGTGGTCAAGCATGTCAACCCAAAGGCCTCGGACGCCTTCCACTTCTTCCAGAGTGGGCAGGCCAAAGTACAGCAGG gcttcctgaaggagggCTGTGAGCTCATCAATGAGGCCCTGAACCTGTTTAACAACGTGTACGGAGCCATGCACGTGGAGATCTGCGCCTGCTTGCGCCTCCTTGCTCGTCTCCACTACATTATGGGTGACTACGCCGAG gccctGAGTAACCAACAGAAAGCAGTGCTGATGAGTGAGCGAGTGATGGGCATCGAGCACCCCAACACCATCCAGGAATAT atGCACCTGGCCCTGTACTGCTTCGCCAGCAGCCAGCTGTCCACCGCACTGAGCCTGCTGTACCGCGCCCGCTACCTCACCCTCCTCGTGTTTGGGGAAGACCACCCCGAGATGGCCCTGCTGGAC AACAACATTGGGCTGGTGCTGCATGGAGTGATGGAGTACGACCTGTCCCTGCGCTTCCTGGAGAATGCGCTGGCTGTCAGCACCAAGTACCATGGGCCCAGATCCCTCAAGGTGGCCCTCAG CCACCACCTTGTGGCCCGCGTGTATGAGAGCAAAGCCGAGTTCCGCTCAGCCCTGCAGCACGAGAAGGAAGGCTATACTGTCTACAAGACCCAG CTGGGCGAGGACCACGAGAAGACCAAGGAGAGCTCCGAGTACCTCAAGTGCCTGACCCAGCAGGCCGTGGCCCTGCAGCGCACCATGAACGAGATCTACCGCAACGGCTCCAGCGCCAACATCCCGCCCCTCAAG TTCACAGCTCCCAGCATGGCCAGTGTCCTGGAACAGCTCAACGTCATCAACGGCATCCTCTTCATTCCTCTCAG CCAAAAAGACCTGGAGAATCTGAAAGCCGAGGTGGCACGGCGGCACCAGCTCCAGGAGGCCAGCAGCAGGGAGAAGGCTGAGGAGCCCATGGCCACCGAGCCCGAGCCAGCAGGGGCCCCGGAGGACGTGGCCTCCCAGCCCCAAGCTGCCAAGGacccttcctcccccagctcacaggggtag
- the CLUH gene encoding clustered mitochondria protein homolog isoform X4, translating to MVIKTDELPAAAPADGAREPSSQAGGKGRPGAAELPPVMLLNGDCAESLKKEERAADVPRENGLDEAEPGEETTGQEVIVIQDTGFSVKILAPGIEPFSLQVSPQEMVQEIHQVLMDREDTCHRTCFSLHLDGNMLDHFSELRSVEGLQEGSVLRVVEEPYTVREARIHVRHVRDLLKSLDPSDAFNGVDCNSLSFLSVFTDGDLGDSGKRKKGLEMDPIDCTPPEYILPGSRERPLCPLQPQNRDWKPLQCLKVLTMSGWNPPPGNRKMHGDLMYLFVITAEDRQVSITASTRGFYLNQSTAYHFNPKPASPRFLSHSLVELLNQISPTFKKNFAVLQKKRVQRHPFERIATPFQVYSWTAPQAEHAMDCVRAEDAYTSRLGYEEHIPGQTRDWNEELQTTRELPRKNLPERLLRERAIFKVHSDFTAAATRGAMAVIDGNVMAINPSEETKMQMFIWNNIFFSLGFDVRDHYKDFGGDVAAYVAPTNDLNGVRTYNAVDVEGLYTLGTVVVDYRGYRVTAQSIIPGILERDQEQSVIYGSIDFGKTVMSHPRYLELLERTSRPLKILRHRVLNDRDEEVELCSSVECKGIIGNDGRHYILDLLRTFPPDLNFLPVPGEGLPEECTRAGFPRAHRHKLCCLRQELVDAFVEHRYLLFMKLAALQLMQQKASRIDNPTSLENGDSPSSASKPEDSPGPEAGSEEEGGSASGLAKVKELAETIASDDGTDPRSREVIRNACKAVGSISSTAFDVRFNPDIFSPGVRFPESCQEEVRDQKQLLKDAAAFLLSCQIPGLVKDCIDHAVLPMDGATLAEVMRQRGINMRYLGKVLDMVLRSPARDQLDHIYKIGIGELITRSAKHIFKTYLQGVELSGLSAAISHFLNCFLSSYPNPVAHLPADELISKKRNRRRRNRPPGAADNTAWAVMTPQELWKNICQEAKNYFDFILECETVDQAVETYGLQKITLLREISLKTGIQILLKEYSFDSRHKPAFTEEDVLNIFPVVKHVNPKASDAFHFFQSGQAKVQQGFLKEGCELINEALNLFNNVYGAMHVEICACLRLLARLHYIMGDYAEALSNQQKAVLMSERVMGIEHPNTIQEYMHLALYCFASSQLSTALSLLYRARYLTLLVFGEDHPEMALLDNNIGLVLHGVMEYDLSLRFLENALAVSTKYHGPRSLKVALSHHLVARVYESKAEFRSALQHEKEGYTVYKTQLGEDHEKTKESSEYLKCLTQQAVALQRTMNEIYRNGSSANIPPLKFTAPSMASVLEQLNVINGILFIPLSQKDLENLKAEVARRHQLQEASSREKAEEPMATEPEPAGAPEDVASQPQAAKDPSSPSSQG from the exons ATGGTCATCAAAACGGATGAGTTGCCGGCGGCCGCCCCTGCCGACGGCGCCCGGGAGCCCAGTTCGCAGGCCGGTGGCAAGGGGCGGCCGGGCGCGGCCG AGCTGCCACCAGTCATGCTACTGAACGGGGACTGTGCAGAGAGCCTCAAGAAGGAGGAGAGGGCTGCCGACGTGCCCCGGGAAAACGGTCTGGATGAGGCCGAGCCAGGAGAGGAGACAACCGGACAGGAAGTCATTGTCATCCAGGACACAGGCTTTTCTGTGAAGATCCTGGCACCTGGAATTGAGCCCTTCTCCTTACAG GTATCCCCCCAGGAGATGGTACAGGAGATCCACCAGGTCCTCATGGACCGTGAAGACACCTGTCACCGCACCTGCTTCTCATTGCACCTGGATGGCAACATGCTGGACCATTTCTCAGAGCTGCGCAGTGTCGAGGGGCTGCAGGAGGGCTCAGTGCTACGCGTGGTAGAAG AACCATACACAGTACGTGAGGCCCGCATCCACGTGCGCCACGTCCGAGACCTGCTCAAGAGCCTGGACCCATCTGATGCCTTCAACGGGGTTGATTGCAACTCTTTGTCCTTCTTGAGCGTCTTCACTGACGGCGACTTGGGAG ACAGCGGGAAGCGGAAGAAGGGCTTGGAGATGGACCCCATTGACTGCACACCACCTGAGTACATCCTCCCTGGGAGCCGGGAGCGGCCGTTGTGTCCCCTGCAGCCCCAGAACCGTGACTGGAAG CCCCTGCAGTGCCTGAAAGTGCTCACCATGAGCGGCTGGAACCCACCCCCCGGGAACCGTAAGATGCATGGGGATCTCATGTACCTGTTTGTGATCACAGCTGAGGACCGGCAAGTCAGCATCACGGCATCCACGCGGGGCTTTTATCTGAACCA GTCCACAGCGTATCACTTCAATCCCAAGCCTGCCAGCCCTCGCTTCCTTAGCCATTCCCTGGTGGAGCTGCTCAACCAGATCAGCCCAACCTTCAAAAAAAACTTTGCTGTGCTACAGAAGAAAAG GGTCCAGCGCCACCCATTCGAGAGGATTGCCACCCCGTTCCAGGTGTACAGCTGGACAGCCCCCCAGGCGGAGCATGCCATGGACTGTGTGCGTGCGGAGGATGCCTACACCTCGAGGCTGGGCTATGAGGAGCACATTCCTGGACAG ACCCGGGACTGGAACGAGGAGCTGCAGACGACGAGGGAACTGCCCCGCAAGAACCTGCCTGAGAGGCTGCTTCGAGAAAGAGCTATATTCAAG GTGCACAGCGACTTCACAGCTGCAGCCACACGGGGCGCCATGGCAGTCATCGATGGCAATGTGATGGCCATCAACCCCAGCGAGGAGACCAAGATGCAGATGTTCATCTGGAACAACATCTTCTTCAGCCTGGGCTTTGATGTTCGTGATCACTACAAGGACTTTGGTGGGGACGTGGCGGCATACGTGGCACCCACCAACGACCTGAATGGCGTGCGCACGTACAATGCGGTGGATGTGGAGGGGCTGTACACGCTGGGCACAGTGGTGGTGGATTACCGTGGCTACCGTGTCACGGCCCAGTCCATTATCCCAGGCATCCTGGAGCGGGACCAGGAGCAGAGTGTCATCTACGGCTCTATCGATTTTGGCAAGACAGTGATGTCACACCCTCGTTACCTGGAGTTGCTAGAACGCACCAGCCGGCCCCTCAAGATCCTGAGGCACCGGGTGCTCAATGACCGCGATGAGGAGGTGGAGCTCTGCTCCTCTGTGGAGTGCAAGGGCATCATCGGCAATGACGGGCGCCACTACATTCTCGACCTGCTGCGCACCTTCCCCCCTGATCTCAACTTCCTTCCAGTGCCTGGCGAGGGGCTGCCCGAGGAGTGCACCCGGGCTGGCTTCCCCCGCGCCCACCGGCACAAGCTCTGCTGTCTGCGCCAGGAGCTGGTGGATGCCTTTGTGGAGCACAG GTACCTCCTCTTCATGAAGCTGGCTGCCCTACAGCTCATGCAGCAGAAGGCCAGCAGGATAGACAACCCCACCTCACTGGAAAATGGTGACTCCCCTTCTTCGGCATCTAAGCCTGAAGACTCTCCGGGACCCGAGGCAGGAAGTGAGGAGGAAGGTGGCAGTGCTAGTGGCCTGGCCAAGGTGAAGGAGCTAGCAGAGACCATCGCCTCTGACGACGGGACAG ACCCTCGGAGCAGGGAGGTGATACGCAACGCATGCAAGGCAGTTGGCTCCATCAGCAGCACAGCCTTTGACGTTCGCTTCAACCCTGACATCTTCTCACCAG GGGTTCGCTTCCCAGAATCCTGCCAGGAGGAAGTTCGGGACCAGAAGCAGCTGCTAAAAGACGCAGCTGCCTTCCTGCTCTCCTGCCAGATCCCCGGCTTG GTGAAGGACTGCATAGACCATGCGGTGCTGCCCATGGATGGGGCCACACTGGCTGAGGTGATGCGCCAGCGTGGCATCAACATGCGCTACCTGGGCAAGGTGCTGGACATGGTTCTCCGGAGCCCAGCCCGAGACCAGCTGGACCACATCTAT AAAATTGGCATTGGAGAGCTCATCACCCGCTCTGCCAAGCACATCTTCAAGACCTACTTACAG GGAGTGGAGCTCTCGGGCCTCTCGGCTGCCATCAGCCACTTTCTGAACTGCTTCTTGAGCTCCTACCCCAACCCCGTGGCCCACCTGCCCGCTGACGAGCTGATCTCCAAGAagaggaacaggaggaggagaaaccgGCCCCCAGGGGCAGCAGATAACACAGCCTGGGCCGTCATGACCCCCCAGGAGCTCTGGAAGAACATCTGCCAGGAGGCCAAGAACTATTTTGATTTCATCCTCGAGTG TGAGACTGTGGACCAGGCTGTGGAGACCTATGGCCTGCAGAAGATCACGCTACTGCGGGAAATCTCCCTGAAAACCGGAATCCAG atCCTGCTAAAGGAGTACAGCTTCGACAGCCGCCACAAACCTGCATTCACTGAGGAGGATGTGCTCAATATTTTCCCCGTGGTCAAGCATGTCAACCCAAAGGCCTCGGACGCCTTCCACTTCTTCCAGAGTGGGCAGGCCAAAGTACAGCAGG gcttcctgaaggagggCTGTGAGCTCATCAATGAGGCCCTGAACCTGTTTAACAACGTGTACGGAGCCATGCACGTGGAGATCTGCGCCTGCTTGCGCCTCCTTGCTCGTCTCCACTACATTATGGGTGACTACGCCGAG gccctGAGTAACCAACAGAAAGCAGTGCTGATGAGTGAGCGAGTGATGGGCATCGAGCACCCCAACACCATCCAGGAATAT atGCACCTGGCCCTGTACTGCTTCGCCAGCAGCCAGCTGTCCACCGCACTGAGCCTGCTGTACCGCGCCCGCTACCTCACCCTCCTCGTGTTTGGGGAAGACCACCCCGAGATGGCCCTGCTGGAC AACAACATTGGGCTGGTGCTGCATGGAGTGATGGAGTACGACCTGTCCCTGCGCTTCCTGGAGAATGCGCTGGCTGTCAGCACCAAGTACCATGGGCCCAGATCCCTCAAGGTGGCCCTCAG CCACCACCTTGTGGCCCGCGTGTATGAGAGCAAAGCCGAGTTCCGCTCAGCCCTGCAGCACGAGAAGGAAGGCTATACTGTCTACAAGACCCAG CTGGGCGAGGACCACGAGAAGACCAAGGAGAGCTCCGAGTACCTCAAGTGCCTGACCCAGCAGGCCGTGGCCCTGCAGCGCACCATGAACGAGATCTACCGCAACGGCTCCAGCGCCAACATCCCGCCCCTCAAG TTCACAGCTCCCAGCATGGCCAGTGTCCTGGAACAGCTCAACGTCATCAACGGCATCCTCTTCATTCCTCTCAG CCAAAAAGACCTGGAGAATCTGAAAGCCGAGGTGGCACGGCGGCACCAGCTCCAGGAGGCCAGCAGCAGGGAGAAGGCTGAGGAGCCCATGGCCACCGAGCCCGAGCCAGCAGGGGCCCCGGAGGACGTGGCCTCCCAGCCCCAAGCTGCCAAGGacccttcctcccccagctcacaggggtag